A region from the Brachyspira pilosicoli genome encodes:
- a CDS encoding gamma-glutamyltransferase family protein, producing MRFNFYNNEYNSTRNVVFGSKGMVASSNVLATEAGIEILKKGGNAIDSAIAAAAALTVVEPTSNGLGGDAFAIVYFDNKLHAINGSGFSPKNLDVDKILSLNLDSVPHYGLIPITVGGIPATWASLSKKFGKLKLLEVLEPAIRYAEDGYALQPQVAFDWNIAFNNYLKVSDNNKREEFKYWFDTFSFNGKAPEVGSIVKLPHHAKTLFEIGSTYAESFYRGEIAEKIDRFMKRYGGYLSKEDLNDYYPSWVEPITTNYRGYDVYEIPPNGHGITVLMALNILSNFDELNTHYDIEALKLAFTDTKKYIADEKHMKVRIEEMLSKEYAKERAKLITKNKALEPSNYIFNSGDTVYLAAADSYGNMVSFIESNYMGFGSGIVIPETGIALHNRGANFSLDKSSANFIAPRKKPYHTIIPGFLCKDNKPIGAFGVMGAFMQPQGHLQVLRNMIDDNLNPQSALDKPRWQWVGEKNIELEHNFDNNLASELQSKGHNVVKKDKLNGFGYFGRGQIVFRNENDVLYGGCDYRTDSAIIGY from the coding sequence ATGAGATTTAATTTTTATAATAATGAATATAATTCTACTCGAAATGTTGTATTTGGGAGTAAGGGGATGGTTGCAAGCAGTAATGTATTAGCAACAGAGGCTGGTATTGAAATATTAAAAAAAGGCGGAAATGCAATAGACAGTGCCATTGCAGCAGCGGCTGCTTTGACAGTTGTAGAGCCTACTTCTAATGGTCTTGGAGGAGATGCTTTTGCTATAGTTTATTTTGATAATAAATTGCATGCTATAAATGGAAGCGGATTTTCACCAAAAAATTTAGATGTTGATAAAATATTGTCGCTTAATTTAGATAGTGTTCCTCATTATGGACTAATACCTATCACTGTTGGAGGCATTCCTGCTACATGGGCTTCTTTAAGTAAAAAATTTGGTAAGTTAAAATTGTTAGAAGTTTTAGAGCCTGCTATCAGATATGCAGAAGATGGATATGCATTACAGCCGCAAGTAGCTTTCGATTGGAATATTGCTTTTAATAATTATTTGAAAGTTTCTGATAACAATAAAAGAGAAGAGTTTAAATATTGGTTTGATACTTTCAGTTTTAACGGCAAAGCTCCAGAAGTTGGAAGTATTGTAAAGCTTCCTCATCATGCTAAGACTTTATTTGAAATAGGAAGCACTTATGCAGAGAGTTTTTATAGGGGCGAGATTGCTGAGAAAATAGATAGATTTATGAAAAGATATGGAGGCTATTTATCTAAAGAAGATTTAAATGATTATTATCCGAGTTGGGTAGAGCCTATAACTACAAACTATAGAGGTTATGATGTTTATGAGATACCTCCCAATGGACATGGAATAACAGTGCTCATGGCATTAAATATACTTAGTAATTTTGATGAGTTAAATACGCATTATGATATAGAAGCATTAAAACTTGCATTCACAGATACAAAAAAATATATAGCAGATGAAAAACACATGAAAGTAAGAATTGAGGAAATGCTTTCAAAAGAATATGCCAAAGAAAGAGCAAAACTTATAACAAAAAATAAAGCATTAGAACCTTCGAATTATATATTTAATAGTGGGGATACAGTTTATTTAGCTGCGGCAGATTCTTATGGAAATATGGTTTCTTTTATAGAGAGTAATTACATGGGCTTTGGTTCGGGTATAGTAATACCAGAAACGGGGATTGCATTGCATAATAGGGGGGCTAATTTCTCTTTAGATAAATCATCAGCGAATTTTATAGCACCAAGAAAAAAGCCTTATCACACTATAATACCTGGTTTTTTATGCAAAGACAATAAACCTATTGGTGCATTTGGAGTGATGGGGGCTTTTATGCAGCCTCAGGGACATTTACAGGTTTTAAGAAATATGATAGATGATAACCTTAATCCGCAGAGTGCATTAGATAAGCCAAGATGGCAATGGGTTGGCGAAAAAAATATAGAGTTAGAACATAATTTTGATAATAATTTAGCATCAGAGCTTCAAAGCAAGGGGCATAATGTAGTTAAAAAAGATAAATTAAATGGCTTTGGATATTTTGGAAGAGGGCAGATAGTATTTAGAAATGAGAATGATGTATTATATGGCGGGTGTGATTATAGAACTGATTCTGCTATTATTGGATATTAG
- the rpmB gene encoding 50S ribosomal protein L28, whose amino-acid sequence MARVCEICGKGKQNGHSVSHSNIKTKRSFNANLQNIKIELNGSTKKALVCTKCIKGNKVVKAK is encoded by the coding sequence ATGGCAAGAGTATGTGAAATATGTGGCAAAGGTAAACAGAATGGACATAGCGTTAGCCACTCAAATATTAAAACTAAACGCTCATTCAATGCTAACTTGCAAAATATAAAAATTGAACTTAATGGTTCTACTAAAAAAGCTTTAGTTTGCACTAAATGTATTAAAGGAAATAAAGTAGTAAAAGCTAAATAA
- the ispH gene encoding 4-hydroxy-3-methylbut-2-enyl diphosphate reductase, whose amino-acid sequence MKVEIGKFAGFCDGVKYAVEKTFSQASKSNEEIYVDGHLIHNPQTLDMLEKTGVKTYEDTDDMSVLDDKTVIIRAHGISPERREALSNHAKKIVNLTCKYVAKIQALVKKHSSLGYRVIVIGNPNHPEIIGVCGFAKDVYVVYKDEDIDKLPEDDKKTLIVAQTTLQKETFNKFVSQIQDKYKNSELIIKNTICEATEQRQNEILDIAKRNDVVLVIGGSESSNTRNLYKIASSIKPSFYVEFKEDLEKIDLTPYKNVGIMAGASTPDWLIEDIAQTIKDNYSSSFYRSINKVFDFLNYGYIFFSFGAFLMSYAIYDILNKPFQYRIGVIVALYYLFMSLGNGYSNYTIKISDKRRYLFYQKYKPAFLTIIIVSAFIMFYNAYNIDTGILMLTILSTLLGTAYNISFEKNDRFNNSFFFRLFKRLVPFKAIIISIAVTTLLNGSILLLNRNILKDNTLSYLFSVSIVFIFMFIRQALIEIKFSQSDKIAGAVTLTTYIDSDKLAIITAIIPIILLIGVIIANIFFSDFNSIKYFIPVLYSSIISFIVMKKKIITSRHLFSILIDSTLYILFLAALI is encoded by the coding sequence ATGAAAGTAGAAATTGGAAAATTCGCAGGTTTTTGTGACGGTGTTAAATATGCAGTTGAAAAAACTTTTTCGCAAGCTTCTAAAAGCAACGAAGAGATCTATGTAGATGGTCATCTCATACATAATCCTCAAACATTAGATATGCTTGAAAAAACAGGAGTTAAAACCTACGAAGATACTGATGATATGTCTGTGCTTGATGATAAAACTGTAATTATAAGAGCACATGGCATATCTCCAGAAAGAAGAGAAGCTCTATCTAATCATGCAAAAAAAATAGTTAATCTTACTTGCAAATATGTCGCAAAAATACAGGCTTTGGTAAAAAAACACAGTTCATTAGGATACAGAGTTATTGTTATAGGAAATCCCAATCACCCTGAAATTATTGGGGTATGCGGTTTTGCAAAAGATGTTTATGTTGTTTATAAAGACGAAGATATAGACAAGCTTCCAGAAGATGATAAAAAAACTCTAATAGTAGCTCAAACAACCCTTCAAAAAGAAACATTTAACAAATTCGTTTCTCAAATACAAGATAAATACAAAAACTCTGAATTAATAATAAAAAATACAATATGCGAAGCTACCGAACAAAGACAAAATGAAATATTGGATATAGCTAAAAGAAATGATGTAGTCCTTGTTATAGGCGGAAGTGAGAGCAGCAATACCAGAAACTTATACAAAATAGCTTCCAGTATAAAGCCTTCATTTTATGTAGAGTTTAAAGAAGATTTGGAAAAAATAGACCTTACTCCCTACAAAAACGTAGGTATAATGGCAGGTGCATCAACTCCTGATTGGTTAATAGAAGATATTGCTCAAACTATAAAAGATAATTATTCAAGCAGTTTTTATAGAAGTATTAATAAAGTATTTGATTTTCTTAATTATGGTTATATATTCTTTTCCTTTGGTGCTTTCTTAATGTCTTATGCTATTTATGATATTTTAAATAAACCCTTTCAATATAGAATAGGGGTGATAGTGGCTTTATATTATTTATTTATGAGTTTGGGTAATGGATACAGCAATTATACCATTAAAATTAGCGACAAAAGACGTTATCTCTTCTACCAAAAATATAAACCTGCATTTTTAACCATAATTATAGTAAGTGCATTTATTATGTTTTATAATGCTTATAATATAGATACAGGAATATTAATGCTCACCATACTATCCACACTTTTAGGTACAGCATATAACATTAGCTTTGAAAAAAATGATAGATTTAATAATTCTTTTTTCTTTAGGCTTTTTAAAAGATTAGTTCCATTTAAGGCTATAATAATATCTATTGCAGTTACTACTCTTTTAAATGGTTCCATATTACTTCTTAATAGAAACATATTAAAAGATAATACATTATCTTATTTATTTTCTGTAAGCATAGTTTTTATATTTATGTTTATAAGACAAGCTTTAATAGAAATAAAATTTTCACAAAGTGATAAAATAGCAGGAGCTGTTACTTTAACTACTTATATAGATTCGGATAAATTGGCAATTATAACAGCTATTATACCAATAATACTATTAATAGGAGTAATTATTGCAAATATATTTTTCTCAGATTTTAATAGTATAAAATATTTTATACCAGTTTTATATAGCAGTATAATATCGTTTATAGTAATGAAAAAAAAGATTATAACAAGCAGGCATTTATTTTCTATATTGATAGATTCTACATTATATATATTATTTTTAGCGGCATTAATTTAA